A part of Eubacterium sp. AB3007 genomic DNA contains:
- a CDS encoding methylated-DNA--[protein]-cysteine S-methyltransferase, producing MGDGSDQGGLCAGEQIMSALIGRPDSQVIRTFFPEFYRMVYHTPSGLDDILLTSDGTAITGLRFLQNGAQSPVSEEQVPVFEEAARWLDDYFAGHPGSTLPKIRIEELTPFRKEVLSRLMEIPYGETVTYGEIAQEIAQKRSTTGRMSAQAVGGAVGWNPICIMIPCHRVIGADGSLTGYGGGIENKRWLLVHEGIL from the coding sequence ATGGGCGATGGAAGTGATCAAGGCGGTCTCTGTGCCGGGGAACAGATCATGAGCGCGCTGATCGGGCGGCCGGACAGCCAGGTGATCAGAACCTTTTTTCCGGAGTTTTATCGCATGGTCTATCACACCCCCTCGGGCTTGGATGACATCCTGCTGACCAGCGACGGCACGGCAATCACCGGACTGCGTTTTCTGCAGAACGGGGCACAAAGCCCTGTATCGGAAGAACAAGTCCCGGTGTTTGAGGAAGCAGCACGCTGGCTGGACGATTATTTTGCCGGGCATCCTGGGAGCACGTTGCCGAAGATCCGGATCGAGGAGTTGACTCCCTTTCGGAAGGAAGTACTGTCCAGGCTCATGGAGATCCCCTATGGAGAAACGGTGACTTATGGGGAAATCGCACAGGAGATCGCACAGAAGCGCAGTACGACCGGGCGCATGTCTGCCCAGGCAGTGGGCGGTGCGGTGGGATGGAATCCCATCTGTATCATGATCCCGTGTCACCGGGTGATCGGTGCGGACGGATCTTTGACTGGATATGGTGGTGGTATAGAAAACAAGCGCTGGCTGCTTGTACACGAAGGAATACTATAG
- a CDS encoding carbonic anhydrase, with protein sequence MLSAKEARQKLIDGNQAYIEARTGQGDISPEIRLQTAEKGQHPYAIIITCSDSRVIPESIFSAGIGELFVIRVAGNVLDNHQLGSIEYAAEHLGTKLIVMMGHTRCGAVGSVIAGHSGGFIDYILKDISLAIGDETDDQKASCLNVMHGVERIRHELAIHPIEDEKGLEVVGALYHVEDGRVEFLPE encoded by the coding sequence ATGCTTTCGGCAAAAGAAGCAAGGCAGAAATTGATCGACGGGAACCAGGCATATATAGAGGCCAGAACAGGGCAGGGAGACATTTCCCCGGAAATCAGGCTGCAGACAGCGGAGAAGGGGCAGCATCCCTATGCGATCATCATTACCTGCTCCGATTCCAGAGTGATCCCGGAGAGTATATTCTCTGCAGGGATCGGTGAGTTGTTCGTGATCCGGGTAGCCGGCAATGTGTTGGATAACCATCAGCTTGGGAGTATCGAGTACGCGGCAGAACATCTTGGAACAAAACTGATCGTTATGATGGGGCATACCCGGTGTGGCGCAGTGGGCTCCGTGATCGCCGGACATTCCGGCGGGTTCATCGACTACATTCTGAAGGATATCTCGCTGGCCATCGGGGATGAGACAGATGATCAGAAGGCAAGCTGCCTGAACGTGATGCACGGTGTAGAGCGGATCCGCCACGAACTTGCGATCCATCCCATCGAGGACGAAAAGGGCCTGGAGGTCGTGGGGGCTTTGTATCATGTGGAGGATGGAAGGGTGGAGTTTCTGCCGGAATAG
- a CDS encoding VOC family protein — translation MIKGIHHVSMQCNSPEEFSKAVSFYRDVLGMRVVREWHRGVQIDTGCGLIEIFMDTEGVFLNGAVEHFALATDQVDACIARIREAGYEVLVEPKDVELDSDPVFPIRIAFFTGPLGEKVELFQEK, via the coding sequence ATGATCAAGGGAATCCATCATGTTTCAATGCAGTGCAACTCACCGGAGGAGTTCTCGAAGGCAGTGTCATTCTACCGCGATGTGCTGGGGATGCGTGTGGTGCGTGAGTGGCACCGGGGGGTCCAGATCGACACTGGATGTGGACTGATTGAGATCTTCATGGATACAGAAGGCGTGTTTTTGAACGGAGCCGTGGAGCACTTTGCGCTGGCTACCGATCAGGTGGACGCATGCATCGCCAGGATCCGGGAGGCTGGCTATGAGGTGTTGGTCGAACCGAAGGACGTGGAACTGGACTCTGACCCGGTATTTCCCATCCGGATCGCTTTCTTTACCGGACCTCTGGGAGAGAAGGTGGAGTTGTTTCAGGAGAAGTGA